The following is a genomic window from Chanos chanos chromosome 1, fChaCha1.1, whole genome shotgun sequence.
GTGGTGTAGCAGTGTAATTTGCTGTTTGGCTGACATCGGCACATGGTTAATTGGAGAGAACCAATAAAATTCATGTAAATTTGTGGTATGGAAGGACAAGATGATCTATAACCAGCTCAGTGAGCATACAAACCATGCACATTTTATAAGAGTCAGCTCAGTTTTTCTACTCTGTAAGTATTATGAAAGGTGTGTCCTAGGTCCCATGGCACAAGAGTTCAATGGCACAAGAGTCCAGTATTCCAATAACGCACTTATTTATGAGTTACCATGCCCTGCCCTGACATATAGGAGTTGAGGGGCAATGAGTGAAGTATTCCCCCCAGTGGGAGGGGACTGGTAGCATATCTAAGTGGGTGGGGCAGAGAGATCAGTAAAACAGGAGCAGATATATTTCATGTCATTAAAAGTGGCATTCCTGAGAGCATTAAAGCcatgaaataaaatatgttgAAATGTGAAGGAGTTAGAAGATAAAGAAAGCAGTGGCAGACACAATAAATAAGTACCATATGTGCTTCaatgaaacactgacaaatgTTACCTATTGTTAGAGTTGTAAATGTCATCTGTCTCCTATTTGTAGAAAATAATACTTTTCCCACGTTTTACAGTTGAAACTAATGTTACATTTACTAAATGTGCAAAAGCCTTTTAGACATGTAGATGTGAggaaaaatgttacatttattaaatgttgaaaaattcACACAACACCTGAACTGTGTAAAATTTTTCTGGTGTTTATTAGATGTCAAAATAACCACAGATTTATTAAATGGGGctaaaaaatacacatttattacatgcAGACAATTTTACGCAGACTTATTAAATGTTGGAAAAATTTCAGACTTttattaaatgtcaaaaatttctcatacatttattaaatgtttaaagaaatCAGGTCTTAACTAAATGTCAGATAAAATACCTTCAATTTAGTCTTCCACTTCTCCTCTGCCCACTGAGATCACAGTCAATGCCAAACAACAAACTTAGGGAttagtgaaaaagagaaaagatacatGATATTACCGACTGGATCCAGGTTCACTGACAACCATTGCATCAAATTGGCTCGTATTCTGTCTTAAGAAAATGACGGTTATCTTATAGTGTAAATGACTAATGCATGAGTACTCAGCTGAGTTTAAATTCCATTTTGTTGCTCCTGAAACTCTAGAAACTATGAATACAGGAACTTAAAAATAGACTCTCCTCACAATTTCTtttctgcagctctgttacTACAACTCCAAAGGAGAGATTTACATTGGTGGCATAAAATCTCATAAGTACAACAGTAACCGTTGTCTGGTGGATACTGGGACGGGGAACTTTCCTGCACTGCATGCGTGTAAAGTGGCCAAGCAGAAAGAACTGCACATGTACTGGGAGTTCAAACAGGTAGATCAATGTGGCATCCATATAAATGTGACTGATACACATCAGAGTCTGTAATATGTTCCTTTATGACCCAAAAACACTGCAGGTATGCAAAGTAAgcatgcgcgtgtgcatgtgtgcatgcgtgcatgcgtgtatgtgagcTTCtaaattctttgttttctgatAGTTACCAAAATGGCAGGTGGTCGCTCACTCATGCAATCTGAACCATAGAGTTGAAACAGAGTTGAAAAGTACACTACATTGCTTAGCAGTGCAAAGTCTACTGCACTGCAGCGTCTATATATATCTAACCACATTACCCACTCAGAGAAGTGGTAGGAGGACATTGTCACAATTTTAATAAAAGCAATTCTCAGAACTCTGTACCTGCATTTCAGTAttaatattgtttatttatactAAACAATGCTGATTTGGTTTCAGGGTCAAGCCATAAGGAACAAAGGCACAAGCAGATGTCTAGAAATTGCCCAGGGAGAGGACAGCTATTATCAGCTTGTTGTTCAGCAGTGCAGCGGACAACGCTGGAGAATACAAAACATTATCAAGGAGCTTTAAATCACAAGACGCCAATCAAGGtgaaagatgaagagacagtAAAAGGGCAGAGGGATAAGTAcatggaatatttttttttcaaaatgtgactATCCATCACAACTGTCTATTAGGAATATGAGGAGGACAgtctgccaaaaaaaacaatggagaaCAACTCACCCTAAGCACTGCGCTAAAAAAGTACACAGGTACTTTTCATTATTTAGCATAGGCTGCTGCAGtactaaaggaaaaaaaaactctattaTAATATCCCTGCTTGACATATATAACACatagtgtttttaaaaataggTTGATaagtggtttgtgtgttaaaTGTCCCTTTTATCTGATTTATTTTATGTGGTTTTACAGGGGCATATTACATGCCTCAAAGCCATGTTTCATGCATAAGCACACACTTGGAAATTTGCACATCACACCAGTGAATATCAGCGGTCTCTACAGACTCATCATGAAATGTCTTTGTGCCCTTACTTTAAACATGTGTTTTGGTTGTGAGACAGCATGGGCAGGAATGTggtatttgtgtggtgtgtgtgctagCAGATGTTAATGTCCCCTTCTTCATCCCTAAATCAAGGATGTCTACCTGTCTTCCCAGCactgtgctgtgtctctctcttcagtgacctGGGGAGACCCTAAAAGTATTTGAGGCCCTGGGATCTCGCTGAAAGTTTTTGAATTTATAAGAATAAAATATTGATTACTGGCATGCAGAATTCTCGCAAGGGTGCATCATAAGTTGTGTAAGGTGACTAAGTGACTAACATGGGCAGGAATGTGGTATTTGTTGTGTTGTATCAAAAATGTCTTGTATAATCAGACAAAAGATAACTTGTATAATCAGACAAAAGATGACGTGACCATAATGACATTCGTCTAGTATTGATAAATAAAGCATTATGATATTTTTATTAAACAGAAATGTTGTAAGCCCTAGAATCAGTCTCCTATTTAGTGTTATCATTAGAAGGTATCCTTGTACTTTGGCACTGCCCAACAACTGCACTTTAAATCAGCCATCAAAACCACTTGGGCAATAAAATATCTTATCATGAGTTTCTGAGCTAACTTCACATCTATCTGGGGTGTGTAGTTTGCGTTTTGTCGCTCCCACTTTAAGATGGACGTCATTTACTAAGTCGGGATGTAAAATAGCAACTGAATGATGAAACTTAATATATGATTCAGTTACAGTAACTTCTATTTtgaaataatatatttaaaaggAATTGGTACAGCGATATTTTAGGTTACCTTGCTTATTTTAGGTTACAGCGATATTTTAGGTTACCTTGAGATTGCCGTTTAAAATGGAGCACAGAAACCAACCAGCCTCCATGGATCGGTGGGAGacatgagtacacacacacacacacagagtaagggatttgtagggggatgccatcccccttgttaacctgccatcccccatATACTCTATAAAGTAGTGTCAGTGAGCACTGGGCCATCTCCCCCAGTCTCCAAATTgcctactacacacacacacacacacacacacacacccaagaaataaaagagagctGTACTGATACCCACCACACTTGAACACAGGTTGCTtgttaaaagagagaactggctCACCGCAAACGAGTCAGCGCGGTTGAATACACACCACTATGAGAGAAGTGAATCACTGCACACAATAAAAAGTCACGAGGAGGGCAACTGTTAGTACCAGCACTACTGAACTTGGGACGTGGTTTACAATCAAAGCCCCCAGTTCATTCCGAGATAAAAAAgagagttaaaaacaaaacgatAAAAGCAAGCAGGAGCGGCGGATACGCACTTATTGAAGGCGTACTTAAAACATGGCACCACCCACAGTAGAAAGGTAAAGAAAACGCGGTTTGCTATCGTACGCAATAGTCAAGCATTATTAAATGGAGACACTGCGCTGTTATTCATTAAACTGCTGTGATATTTTATCAGTTTTCTGGGGTGGAGTTGTGTTTATTAAACTTTGACTACAACATTAAACACTAGGTAAAGCAGTAAATACATAGTAAATCTTTTTTACACAGATGTTTTTGGTGGTTGTTTGAATTTCTTAGATAGCTGTAAACCACTCCGAAATCCTTAAAAGTTATAACACTGAGCTTGTTTATTTAATCAAATAATGTTTTAATAGCGAATAATTATTTATAGCATATTCCACACTGTTTGTCATGTTAGTTAAATATTATATCCTCAAATACTCTTTAATTCAAACTATTCCTTACTATTCCTTAATTGTCGAAAACTGATTAAATTACCTAAAGAGGGCACAGTTTCTCTCTACTTCTCGTATCCTAGCAACGGTTATGTTTGTGGCCGTCCCCGGATGACCAGCAGACTGACAAAGTTGTTTGCCTGAAACTACAGATAATATATATCTCTTACTTTGATATAAGCTTCCGCGTTCCCACAAATGAACACCGTGGAGTTACTGTCAGATCGCTTAGAAGCTGCGAgaatagagagaaggagaaatagGGAGCTTCAGCGTCAAGACAGGATCTTCAATGCAAGAGTTCGAACAATCGGAGTAAGTGGAGGATGAGATGGTAGACTTAACACAACACATAGAAATTAACCCTCATTCAGATTAGTTCGTCCAATTGTGAATATTGTGGCTGACATTGTGGCTGAAGAGTGACTTACTCGGTCATATTATCCTGGTCTTTGGTCTTTGTAGATTGATAAGGATGCCCTTGATCATCAAGTTCAAGAacgaaaagagaaagaagaggctGAGAGCCTTACGTTGAAGGGATACGGTAAAATCAAGCACTTGAGTTAATTTGTCCTGAAGCTGGTCATGATCATGCACATGTGaaagttgttttgtgtgtttacagtgtgtagGTATGTGGGTGAACCTTGGCGCAAAGCACTGAACATTGAGTCTTCTCAGACTGGATATCAAGCCCTTTAAGAAATTAATCTGAGACCCTGTCAAATTTGCTGTGTGAGCCTTAACTgggctggttttttttgtttgtttgtttttttgccccACCCCCACTCGCGTATAGCTGAGGATCTCTTACATGGAGACCGTGTTGCCTGTTTGCTCGATCACAGGCAGAGGAAAGATGAGCGTCTCTTGCAAAAAGCCATCATGGACTTCCGCCAGAATTTTCAGCAGCGCAGTAGCAGGCGGGAGTTTGACCTGAACGATCCAGATGCGTTGAAAAAGCAGGACAGCGTGCAGATGTTGCCAGGGCTGGTGGGCGAGGACCCAGGCAGCGTGGAAAGACGAAGGAGGCAACAGGAGCAATTAAGGAGTTGGTCCAGTCAACAGCAGCATGAGTTAGTAGAAGCACATCAACGAAAGAAACGTGAAGGTAACAAGCTAGTCAGTGACTTGTTGCTCACTTTAGATACTGTGAAGACTAAGCTGATCTTAGAAAGTGATGGTTTCCTCTGTTTGTATGAAATGCAGACTTGCAGTATGACCAGACCAGAATAGCATTGGACAACAGAGCTTTAgagttacagaaaacagaagaggaaaacaaGCGAGCCCTTGCCATTGCTACAAAAGACTTCAACCTGGCTCTGGTGAGTAACTATAACAGAACAGTTAGAGAGTTCACCTGACCATCACACTCTACAGATTATCTGTAATCCCACATCCATAAATCAGTGattataaaatgaatatataagCTGGCCTGTGGGTTCTGCCATCTTTcaaacagattctctctctctctccacaggctGCTGAAACAGCAGGGCGGCGTCAGCGAGAGCGGtatgaagaagaggagaataAAAAGATGGACATACTGAACCATCTGCAGGGAGAACTGTTGAGTAAGAGCCAGGACCAGAGCGCCAGTCTTCGGGGTTATTCACGCCTGCGCAGTGACTCCTACTTGGGCCTTAGTCTCCAGCAGCTGCAGCACTTTACTGACCTCCAGCTGCAGCAAGCCGAGGAGAAGAAGGTATAGAGTCGCCTGTCTGTGGCAGAGGGTCCAGATGATGGACTTCTGTTTTCTGGTTTACTTTTTGCCAAgcaatatatatacatacatacacacatacacaccaataATATATacgtagattaaaaaaaagaaagaaagaaagaaaaatgagttTTAATGGTAGGCCAAGATTCAAAACTTTATTGTCCCTGAAAAGCTGTAACAAATAGTACAagaaaaagtacacacacatatacacatgtaataatcaataaacacacacataaacacatgaaataaTCAATTAAAGGATTACTAAAGGCAGACGctgtaaataacaaaaaacgAGTTCTGGGATTTGCATGAAGTGCGACTGCTaaatgctgagtgtgtgtgtgtgtgtgtgtacccttcACGCAGAGGGCTCTCCTCGCTCAGAagcaggaggagctggagcAAGACCGTGTGCGTGTGGAGTCTGCTCGTGCTGTCCTGCTCCTGGAGAGAAAGCAGGCTCGCATTAATAAGGAAATGCGACAAGCCATGGACAACGCCAATGCAAAACTGGCCCAGGAGCAACAAGCCAGGTCAGTTCAGCTAATGCAAAATCAACTAGCTCAGGATTttattgtcttgtttttttaaagtcaaataGTAACCACTGTTGCGTAGTGTCTGGTTGTTGTACACTTAGACGTttatgatgatggtgataaACTCACTACACTactaaaatattaaacatgatAACGTTCATTGTGAGTCAGATGAAAAAATTATagtcaaattaaaaaatgatCCATAACAAAATATTACTTAAACCAGCATATTGTAAGTTTCTGTAAGTTTAAGCTGAGAAGTTTGGACATT
Proteins encoded in this region:
- the ribc2 gene encoding RIB43A-like with coiled-coils protein 2; this encodes MNTVELLSDRLEAARIERRRNRELQRQDRIFNARVRTIGIDKDALDHQVQERKEKEEAESLTLKGYAEDLLHGDRVACLLDHRQRKDERLLQKAIMDFRQNFQQRSSRREFDLNDPDALKKQDSVQMLPGLVGEDPGSVERRRRQQEQLRSWSSQQQHELVEAHQRKKREDLQYDQTRIALDNRALELQKTEEENKRALAIATKDFNLALAAETAGRRQRERYEEEENKKMDILNHLQGELLSKSQDQSASLRGYSRLRSDSYLGLSLQQLQHFTDLQLQQAEEKKRALLAQKQEELEQDRVRVESARAVLLLERKQARINKEMRQAMDNANAKLAQEQQARKKYLEEQVYTNVPDESYFSQFNTSTR